A single Lactuca sativa cultivar Salinas chromosome 8, Lsat_Salinas_v11, whole genome shotgun sequence DNA region contains:
- the LOC111895896 gene encoding uncharacterized protein LOC111895896, translating to MDASLFSSDGDHHSRDTDEDVDQSIDLISSEFQRQFELESNEESSSQLLSDSEVHEDCENEGEEKQEEQEEDADSDGDFTFMFIGDDELPIYADGVLEDGQIRPVFPLFDQKLLLGGEYDLEEIDRLPINPPVDNVFIESPHRSPSSTASGHEENEDSATGPYCVWSKDSATGTTAELSKKSNSTGFSKLWRLREKVGRSNSDGRDAFVFLKSSDRTTTSTSTSTTATSSSSSVKAVTGDGSFVKVNAAGGKTRVVKQVTKAKKPTVSAHEAYLRSKGGHTDEERRRSYLPYRPELMGFFTNVHGGLSKNVHPY from the coding sequence ATGGATGCGAGTTTGTTTTCTTCGGATGGTGATCATCACAGTAGGGATACAGATGAAGATGTTGATCAATCGATTGATCTGATTAGCTCTGAATTCCAACGACAATTTGAGCTTGAAAGCAATGAGGAGTCTTCTTCACAGTTATTGTCAGATTCAGAAGTTCATGAAGATTGTGAGAATGAAGGGGAAGAAAAACaggaagaacaagaagaagatgCTGATAGTGATGGTGATTTTACGTTTATGTTTATAGGCGACGATGAATTGCCGATTTATGCGGATGGAGTGTTGGAAGACGGTCAGATCCGGCCGGTGTTTCCTTTGTTTGATCAGAAATTGTTGTTAGGCGGTGAGTATGATCTTGAAGAAATAGATCGGTTGCCAATTAACCCGCCGGTGGATAACGTATTCATCGAATCGCCCCATAGATCTCCGTCGTCTACGGCGTCAGGACATGAAGAAAACGAGGATTCAGCGACTGGACCTTACTGTGTGTGGTCAAAAGATTCAGCAACCGGCACCACCGCGGAGCTTAGTAAAAAGAGCAACTCCACCGGTTTCTCGAAGCTCTGGAGGTTAAGAGAGAAAGTCGGTCGGAGCAACAGCGACGGCCGAGATGCTTTCGTGTTCCTAAAAAGTTCCGATAGAACGACGACGTCGACGTCGACGTCAACCACAGCAACCTCCTCCTCGTCTTCTGTAAAGGCAGTCACCGGTGATGGGTCATTTGTAAAGGTCAACGCTGCCGGAGGGAAGACTAGAGTTGTTAAGCAAGTAACAAAAGCCAAAAAACCAACGGTGTCGGCGCACGAGGCTTACTTGAGGAGTAAAGGAGGACACACGGATGAAGAACGCCGGCGGTCTTACCTGCCTTACCGGCCGGAACTTATGGGGTTCTTCACAAATGTTCACGGTGGATTAAGCAAGAACGTCCACCCATATTAA